The genomic DNA TGTACGGCGTCGACCAGCGTGCGCGCGTGATCGTCAAGCTCGACAACGGCCAATGGAAGCTCGCGCCCTGAACGCGCGCGTCGAGAAAAAAGGCATGGGGAGGAATTTCCAATGACATGGGACGTGGCGCTCATCCTGATCACCGATGGGCTGGCCAACGGTGCCGTCTATCTGCTGGCCGGGCTCGGGCTGGTGCTCATCTTCTCGGTCACGCGGGTGGTGTTCGTGCCCTTCGGCGACATCGCCGCCTTCGCCGCGCTGACGCTGGCCGCCTTCGAGACCGGCCGCGTGCCGGCCACCATCGGCCTGGTGCTGACGCTGGCAGCGCTGGCGACGCTGACCGAGGTGGTCGGCCTCGCGCGGCGGCGCGAGTTCGCGCGCATTCCGAAGTCGATCGCGCTCTGGGCCGTGGGGCCCGCCGTGCCCTGCGCGCTGGCGTGGCTGGCGGCGCATTTCGGCGCGCCGGCGCCGCTCAGGATCGCGGCCGCGGTGCTGCTGGTGGTCCCGATCGCGCCGCTGCTCGCGCGGATCGTGTTCCAGCCGATCGCCGATGCCTCGGTGCTGGTGCTGCTGATCGTGTCGCTGGCGCTGCACTTCCTGCTGTCGGGCCTCGGCCTGCTGTTCTTCGGGCCGGAGGGCTCGCGCACCAATCCGCTGGCGACCGGGGCGCTGTCGATCGGCGACAGCTTCACCGTCAGCGGGCAGGTGATCCTGATGGTGGCCTCGGCCATCGTGCTGAGCGGGCTCTTCTTCCTCGTCTTCGAACGCACCGTGGCCGGCAAGGCGCTGCGCGCGACCGCGGTCAACCGCGTCGGCGCGCGGCTGGTCGGCATCCGGCCGGCGCGCACCGCGATGCTGGCCTACGGCGCTGCCTCGCTGCTGGCCGGGCTGATCGGCGTGCTGATCGCGCCCGTGACCACGATGTACTACGACTCGGGCTTCATCATCGGCCTGAAGGCCTTCGTCGCCGCGATCATCGGCGGGCTGGTGAGCTATCCGATGACGGCGGTCGGCGCGCTCGCGGTCGGCCTGGTCGAGAGCTTCGCCTCGTTCTGGAGCGGCGCACTGAAGGACGTGATCGTGTTCAGCCTGCTGATCCCGGTGCTGATGCTGCAATCCTTCATGAGCCGGCACGTCGAGGAAGAGGAAGAAGAGGTGGACCAATGAACCACCGTTCGAACGTCCGCCTGCTCGTCGGCGTGATCGTGGTCGCGATTGCGATCGCGCCGCTGCTGATCGGCAGTTTCACCGTCTCGCTGATGAATGACATCGGCGTCGGCGCGCTGGTCGCGCTCGGGCTGGTGCTGCTCACCGGCGTCGGCGGGGCGACCTCCTTCGGGCAAGCGGCCTTCGTTGGCATCGCGGCCTATTCGACCGCCTGGCTGACCACCGCGCATGCGGTGTCGCCCTGGATCGGCCTGCTGTTTGCGCTGCTGCTCACCGGGCTGTCGGCGTTGTTCATCGGCATGCTGACGCTGCGCCTGGGCGGGCATTTCCTGCCGCTGTCGACCATCGCGTGGGGGTTGTCGATCGCGATGCTGTTCGGAAACGTCGATGCGCTCGGCCGTCACACCGGGCTGTCGAACATTCCGGCCTTGCGGATCGCGGGCTGGTCGCTGATCGAGCCGCGCGCGATCTACTACCTGATCTGGGCGATCGTCGGGCTGTCGTTCCTGTTCAGCTACAACCTGCTGGGCTCGCGGCCGGGCCGGGCCATCCGCAGCCTGCGCGGCGGCGCCACGCTGCTGGCCAGCGTGGGCGCGGATGCGTACCGCGTGCGGCTGTCGCTGTTCGTCACGGCCGCCTTGTTCGCGGGGCTGGCAGGCTGGCTCTATGCACACATGAACCGCTTCGTCAGCCCGGCGCCCTTCGACGTGCAGGCCAGCATCGAGTACCTGCTGATGGCGGTGGCCGGCGGCCTGGGGCAACTCGGCGGTGCGCTGTTGGGCTCGGCGCTGGTGCTGATCCTGCGCAACGGCCTGCAGGACGTGCTGCCGCTCTTGACGCAGCGCGCCGGCCAGCTCGAGGCGATCGCGTTCGCGACGCTCTTCATCCTGCTGGTGCACTTCGCGCGCGGCGGCCTGATGGGCTTCGTGCGGCGCATGACGCGCGGGCGCTTCGCGGCGTCGGGCCCGCCGGCGGCCGAGCTCGCGGTGCCGGTCGCGCCGCTGGCGCACCGCAAGCTGCCGGAGCGCGGCACGCGCATCCTGTCGGTCGATGGTGCGGTCAAGCGCTTCGGCGGGCTGGTGGCGGTGAACGAGGTGAGCTTCGATGTGAACGCGGGCGAGATCATCGGCCTGATCGGTCCCAACGGCGCCGGCAAGTCGACCATGTTCAACCTGCTGACCTGCACCTTGCCGATGACGGCCGGGCGCGTGCGTTTCCTGGACCACGACATCGCCGGCATGCCGCAGCGCGAGGTCGCGCGGCTGGGGCTGGCGCGCACCTTCCAGCACGTCAAGCTGCGGCCGCACATGAACCTGCTGGACAACGTCGCGCTCGGCGCGCATTCGCGCACGCGCGCCGGCCTGCTGCGCGCGGGCCTGCGGCTGGACCGCACCGAGGAGCGCCAGATCCTGCAGGAGGCCCGGCGCCAGCTCGACCGCATCGGCCTCGGCGATCGCGCCCACGAGCTCGCGGGCAGCCTGCCGCTCGGCACGCAGCGCATCCTGGAGATCGCGCGTGCGCTGGCCGCCGACCCGGTGCTGCTGGTGCTGGACGAACCCGCCGCGGGCCTGCGGCGCAAGGAGAAGATGGCGCTCGGCGATCTGCTGCGCAAGCTGCGCGAGGAGGGGGTGACGATCCTGATCGTCGAACATGACATGGACTTCGTGATGAAACTCGTCGATCGGCTGGTGGTGATGAACTTCGGCTCCAAGCTGATCGAGGGCGTGCCGTCGGCGGTGCGGGCGGACGAGCGCGTGCAGGCTGCGTACCTCGGGAGTGTCGTATGACTGCGATGCTCGAAATCGGCGATCTGCATGTGTCCTACGGGCAAGTCGATGCGGTGCGCGGCGTGTCGCTGTCGCTGGCCAAGGGCCAGATCATCTCGGTGATCGGCCCCAACGGCGCCGGCAAGACCACGCTGCTCGCGGCCGCAATGGGCCTGTTGCCCTCGAAGGGCGTGCTGCGCTTCGAGGGCGAGGATCTGCACGCGCTCGATGTCGAATCGCGCGTCGAGCGCGGCCTGTGCCTGGTGCCCGAGAAGCGCGAACTCTTCGGCGAACTCACGGTGCTGGACAACCTTCAGCTCGGTGCCTACACGAAGCGGCTGCGCAGCGATGCGCTGAAGCAGCGGCTGCAATCGGTGTACGACCGCTTCCCGCGGCTGGCCGAGCGCAGGACGCAGCGCGCCAACACGCTCTCGGGCGGCGAGCGGCAGATGCTCGCCGTCGGCCGGGCGCTGATGTCGGCGCCGCGCCTCCTGATGCTCGACGAGCCGAGCCTCGGCCTCGCGCCGCTGATCGTGCGCGACATCCTCACCATCGTGCGAAAGCTGCGCGACGACGGCGTGTCGATCCTGCTGGTCGAGCAGAACGCGCGCGCGGCGCTCGAGAGTTCCGACGAAGGCTACGTGCTGGAGACCGGCGAGATCGCGCTGTCGGGCAAGTCGCAGGAACTGGCCAGCGATCCGCGGGTGCAGGCCACCTACCTCGGCGGCGGCACGCACGACGATGACTGAGAACGCCTTCGACGTGCTGCCGCCCGCGGCACGAACGCTGCCGGCGATGCTGCGCAGGCAGGCCGAGGCCTTCGGTGCGCGGCCGCTGCTGTCGATCGCCGGCACGCGCTGGACGCATGCCGACGCGGCCGCCATCGTCGCGCGGCGTGCGGCCGCATTGCAGCGCGCGGGTGTGCAGCGCGGCGAGCGCGTGGCGCTGATGTGCGGCAACCGCGTCGAATGCCTCGAGACCTTTCTGGCCTGCGGCTGGATCGGCGCGGTGGCGGTGCCGATCAACACCGCATCGATGGGGCCGCAGATCCAGTACTTCCTGGCCAACAGCGGTGCGCGGCTGCTGCTGATCGACGACGCGTTCATCGAACGGCTGCGCACCGCCGACCTGTCGCAGACCGCGCTCGCGGCGATCTGGACGGTGGGCGAGGGCGACGCGGCGGCGGACCACTGCGGCGACGTGCCGGTCGAAGCCTTTCCCGCGCCCGGCATTGCCGCGGAGCCGGCCGAGGTGCAGCCGGGCGACACGCTCGCGATCCTCTACACCTCGGGCACGACCGGTCCCGCGAAGGGCGTGATCTGTCCGCATGCGCAGTACTACTGGTGGGGCGTGCACACGGCGCGCATCCTTGATGTCGGCCGCGACGACGTGCTGTGCACCACGCTGCCGCTCTTTCACATCAATGCGCTCAACACCTTCGCGCAGGCCGCGCTCACGGGCGCCGGGGTGGTCTATGCGCCGCGCTTCTCGGCCTCGGGCTTCTGGTCGGCGATGCGTGATTGCGGCGCCACGGTGGTCTATCTGCTCGGCGCCATGGTGCCGATCCTGCTCGCGCAGCCCGAAGGCGCGCACGAGCGCGCGCACCGCGTGCGCATCGGCCTCGGGCCCGGCGTGCCGGCCTCGGCGGGCGAGGCTTTCGCGCGGCGCACCGGCGTCGGGCTGCTCGAAGGCTATGGCTCGACGGAGACCAACTTCGTCATCGCGACGCGCCCGGATGCGCCCCGTTCGGGCGTGATGGGCTGGCTGCAGCCGGGCTTCGAGGCGCGGGTGGCCGATGCGACGGATGCCGCGCTGCCCGACGGCGAGGCGGGCGAACTGCTGCTGCGCGCCGATGAGCCTTTCGCTTTCGCGACCGGCTATTTCGGCATGCCCGACAAGACGGTCGAGGCCTGGCGCAACCTGTGGTTCCACACCGGCGACCGCGTGCTGCGCGAGGCGGACGGCGCGTTCCGTTTCATCGACCGCCTCAAGGACGCGATCCGGCGGCGCGGCGAGAACATCTCTTCCTACGAGGTCGAGCAGGTGCTGCTCGGCCATCCGTCGGTCGCGGCCGTGGCGGTCTATCCGGTGGGCTCGGAACTTGCCGAGGACGAGGTCATGGCGGCGCTCGTCGCACGGCCCGGCGTGGCCGTCGACATGGCCGAACTCGTGCGCTATTGCGAAACGCGGCTGCCGTATTTCGCGGTGCCGCGCTACATCGAGCTCTTCGCGGATCTGCCGCGCACCGAGAACGGCAAGGTGCAGAAGTTCAGGCTGCGCGAGCGCGGCGTCACCGCCGCCACGTGGGACCGCGGACCTGCGTCGCGGCCGCCGCCCAGGGCCTGAGGAGGCCGGCCGATGCACTCGACCGCCGGCCGTTGCGCAGCGCCGAAATGATTTAGAAGTAAACTAATTGCACCGAACCCTGTTGCGTGCGCTGGAGACATCGATGCCCGAATCTGCCTTTCTCGAGAACCGACATGCGCTGGTCACCGGCGCTGCGCGCGGCATCGGCGCCGAGATCGCGCGCACGCTGGCCGCCGCCGGCGCCAGGCTCACGCTGCTGGGCCGCCAGCGCGAGACGCTGCAGCGCCTTGCCGGCGAGCTGCCGGGCAGCGGCCACGGGATCGTGGTCGCCGACGTGGCCGATGAACAGTCGGTGGCCGCCGCGTTCGCCGAGGCGCGCACGGCACGCGGGCCGCTCGCGATCCTGATCAACAACGCGGGGCAGGCCGAGAGCGCGCCCTTTCTCAAGACCTCGGCCGAGCTCTGGCAGCGCATGCTCGGCGTCAATCTCACGGGCAGCTTCCTGTGCGCGCAGGCGGCGCTGCCCGACATGCTGCAGGCAGGCTGGGGACGCATCGTCAACATCGCCAGCACGGCGGGGCAGAAGGGCTATCCGTACGTGAGCGCCTATGCGGCCGCCAAGCACGGCGTGGTCGGGCTCACGCGCTCGCTCGCGCTCGAGGTGGCGAAGAAGGGCGTGACCGTCAACGCGGTCTGTCCGGGCTACACCGACACCGACATCCTCCGTGCCAGCGTGGCCAACGTGGTCGCCAAGACCGGCCGCAGCGCGCAGGACGCGATGGCCGAGTTCTCCGCCGGCAATCCGCAGCAGCGCATCGTGCAGCCGGCCGAGGTGGCGGACGCGGTGCGCTGGCTGTGCGGCGAAGGCGCGGCATCGATCAACGGGCAGTCGATCTCGGTGTCGGGCGGAGAGGTGACATGAAGAGCCACGATGCCTCGCACGCCGCCTTGAGCGACGCGCGCGAACTCGGCCACGAGGCGCGCGCCGGCAGTGGCGACCACGCGGTGCTCAAGCTGTGGCTGCGCATGCTGGCCAGCACGACGCAGATCGAAAAGGAAATCCGCACGCGCCTGCGCGAACGCTTCGGCATCTCGCTGGCGCGCTTCGACTACATGGCGCAGCTCTACCGCTACCGCGAGGGCCTGACCATGCGCGTGCTGTCGCGCTACCTGATGGTGACCGGCGGCAACGTGACCGGCCTGACCGACGAGCTCGAACGCGAGGGCGCGGTGGTGCGCAAGAGCAGCCCCGACGATCGCCGTTCGTGGATCGTGAGCCTCACGCCCAAGGGCCGGCGCAGCTTCGAGGCCATGGCCAAGGAGCACGAACAGTGGGTCCTCGAGATGTTCTCCTCGCTCGACGTGGGCACGGTGCAGCAGTTGCACACCCACCTGGGCCAGCTGCGCGTGCACCTGGTGCGCAACGACGCATGAATGCGGCGCAGCGGCCAGGCGCCATGCCCTTCGTGCGCGAGCGGCTGATCCGTTTCTCGGATTGCGATCCGGCCGGTATCGTGTTCTATCCGCAGTACTTCGTGATGTTCAACGGGCTGGTCGAGGACTGGGTCGACGAGGCGCTGGGCATCGGCTATCGCGCGCTGGTGATCGAGCGCCGCATCGGCTTGCCGACGGTCCGGCTCGAAGCCGATTTCCGGGCGGTGAGCCGGATGGGCGACCGTGTCGCGCTGTCGCTCGAAGTCGAGCGCCTCGGCGGCCGTTCGCTGACGCTGGCATTGCGCTGTGTCGGCGCCGGCGGCGAACTGCGCATGCAGATGCGGCAGGTGCTGGTGCTGACCTCCCTCGACACCCATCGCGCGATCGACGTGCCGGCCGACCTGAAGGCCGCGATCGAAGGAAGGCCGGGCGCGGCAAAGCAATGAGGCGCGGCGGGCCTTGCGGCGCTGCCTATGATGGTTCCCTTTGAAGAGGATGCCGAGATGAGCCCAACGCTTCCCCGACGCCTGCTGATCGTGTCGCTGCTGCCGATCCTGGCGCTGGCGGCCTGCAGCGCCCGCGACAAGGAGGCCCAGGCGAAAGAGATCGATCGCTGCCGGGCCCAGGTCAAGGACTTTCCGGATCCAACGCAGCAGGACGCGAAGCGGCGCTTCTGCGCCAAGCTCGAATTCGACTATCGCAACAAGTACGAGAGCCAGCCCGACCCGCGCTGAGCGGGCCGCGGCGGTACTCACGACCCGTGGCGGTCGTGCCTGAGTTCGTCGATCACGGTGATCGATTGCTCGATGCGCTGCGTGATCTCGTCGTGCAGGATCTTCGGCGATCGGCTGACCGCGACCATGATCAGGACGCCGGCGCCCACCACCGAAAAGAGCGCCACGAGCAAGTCCATGTATGTGAATGCGTTCATCGAAGTCCTGCCATCGGTGGTTCGAAATGGGGAAGGCGCGTAGTCTGGCAGCAGCGCCGTTACATTTCAATACACCATTTGGGGGAGAGACAGCGCCGTGCCGGGCGCTCCTTATTTGACGACCAGCCCGTCGAGCGCCGGATCGGACGGCGGCAGCGTGAGTTTCATCTCGCGCAGCGTCTTGACCAGGAGGCGGGCGATCATCAGGTTGCGATGGCGCTTGCTGTTGGCCGGTATCACGTGCCAGGGTGCCCACGCGCTCGAGGTGGCGGCCAGCGCCTTCTCGTAGGCGCGCTGGTAGGCATCCCATTTCGTGCGCACGGCCAGGTCGCCCATGCTGAACTTCCAGCGCTTGCCGACCTCGTCGACGCGCGCCTGCAGCCGCTCGCGCTGGGTGTCCTTGCCGATGTGCAGCATGCACTTGATGACGACCGTGCCGGTCTCGGCAAGCAGCCGTTCGAAGTCGTTGATCTGCGCATAGCGGCGCGCGGTCTCTGCCTTGTCGATCCAGCCTTCGACCACGGGCACCAGCACGTCTTCGTAGTGGCTTCGGTTCCAGACCGTGATCTCGCCCGTGCGCGGCACCACCGCATGGCAGCGCCACAGGTAGTCGTGCGCGCGTTCCTCGTCGTTCGGCGCCTTGAACGCGGCCACCCGTACGCCCAGCGGCGAGGTGCGCGAGAACACCCAGCGGATGGTGCCGTCCTTGCCGCTCGTGTCCATGCCCTGCAGCACCAGCAGCAGCTTGCGCCGGCCTTCGGCATGCAGCACGTTCTGCAGGTCGTCGAGCTCGACGGCCAGCGTGTCGAGCTGCTCGCGCTGCGCCGACTCGGAGCCGCCGAGGAAGGGCGTGTCGCCCGGGTCGACGTCTGCGAGCTTGAACTTGCGGCCGACGCGGTATTTCTTGAAACTGGCCATGACGGGAGGTCTCCTTGCACAGGGCTGGAAGGGCGCCGGCGTGCGGTGCCCCGGGATGTGTACCAATGAGGTCCCCCGAACAGGCGAGGGCCTTTGATTGAAGCGCGTTCATGCCAATTAGTTCACGTGCATTCCAGCGCAATAGGGTTCAAACTGCAGTCTCGGTTTCTCTTAGGGGATTGCTCAAAGCGCAATCATTCGGCTCGCTTCATGCGAGCCGTTTTTTTTGGACGTACCTATTCGTCCTCGGCGTCCAGCGAAGCGCTCCAGCGGTTGTCCCACTCGGGGTGCCGCGCCACGCCCTCGAGGCTGCGCCGATCGCGCTTGGTGGGCCGTCCCTGCTCGATGCTGAGCGCCGGCTCGGTGCCCATGCGCCGCTGCTCGCGCGCCACCGCCTGCGCCGCGAGGCTTTCAGGCGTTTCCTCGTAGAGCTGTTGCGCGACCGGCGCCGGCCCGCGCTGGCCGCTGAGGCCGCGCACCTGTACCACGCGGGTCAGGCTGCCGAGCCGGATCGACACGGTGTCACCCGCCTTGACCTCGCGCGAGGCCTTGGCGATGTCGCCATTGACCTGGATGCGGTTCTTGCCGATCTCGTCGGCCGCGAGCGAGCGGGTCTTGAAGAAGCGCGCGGCCCAGAGCCATTTGTCGATGCGTAGACGGTCCATGGTTCAGGAATTGTCGCGGACGCGCGGCAGCCGCGCGACAGCGTCCAGCCCGACCCTGCGTGCGCCGGATTCCCTGTTGTCCAATGCGATGCGGCCGCCCAGCGCCAGCACGATCTCGCGGCAGATGGCCAGGCCCAGCCCGGAGCCGCTGGCGATGTCGCCGGCAGCGAAGGGGGCAAAGAGGCGCTGCCGCAGCTCGGCGGAAATGCCGGGGCCTTCGTCCTGCACCGCCAGCACGGCATCGTCGCCCTCGGCCTGCACGCGCACGGCGAGCGCGCCGCCCTGTGGGCTGTGCCGGATGGCGTTGTGCAGCAGATTGCGCGCGAGTTCCTGCAGCATCCAGCGGTGCGCGCGCACCAGCGTCGGCGCGGCTGAGAGCTCGAAGTCGAGCGCCTTGTCGGCGATCAGCGGCGAGAGGTCGAGCGCGACCTGACGCACCATCTCGCCGAGGTCCAGCACCATCGACTCGGGCTGCTGGCGCAACTGCTCGACCTTGGCGAGCGACAGCATCTGGTTGGCCAGCGTGGTCGCGCGCTCCACCGTGTGCGCGATCTCGCCCAGCGCCTGCGCGGCCGGCACGTCGCCGCGCTGCGCCGACTGCACCTGCGCCTTGAGCACGGCCAGCGGCGTGCGCAGCTGGTGCGCGCTGTCGCGCACGAAGCGCTTCTGGTGGTCGAGCAGCCGCTGCAGGCGGCCCATGGCCTGGGTGGTGGCGTCGATCAGCGGCCGCAGTTCGCGCGGCGCGTCTGGTGCGTCGATCGGCGACAGGTCGTCGGCCGCGCGCGCCTCGATCGCGCGGCCCAGCTCGCGCACCGGCCGCGTCGCGCGCTGCACCACCCCCACGGTGACGCCTGCGATCACGCCGAGCAGCGCCAGCTGGCGCCAGAGCGTGGCGACGAGCAGCCGGCGCGCCAGCGTCTCGCGCAGTTCCAGCGTTTCCGCCACCTGCACCACGGCCATGCCGCGGCCCCGCGCGCTCGCGACCGGCTGCAGCAGCACCGCCACGCGCACTGGCCGGTCGCGAAACCGGTCGTCGTAGAAATCGACCAGCGCCGCATAGGGCGGACGGTCGGGCAGCTTGCCGCGCCAGAAAGGCAGCTCGGCAAAGCCCGAGATCATCTCGCCGTCCTGCGCCGACACGCGGTAGTACATGCGGCTCTGGTTGTCGGCCTCGAAGGCTTCGAGGGCCGAGTAGGGAACGATCGCGCGCAGCGATGCGGCCTCGTCATAGCCTTCGACGTCCAACTGCTCGCCGATGGTCTTGGCCGAGGCGAGCAGCGTGCGGTCGTACGCCGTGGTCGCAGCCGCGAGGCTCTGGCGGTACAGGCTCACGCTGTTGATCACGATGAACAGCGCGATCGGCACCAGGATGCCGAGCAGCAGCCGGGCACGCAGCGACGAGGCGCGGCTCATGCCTTTTTTTCTTCTTCTTCGCGCAGCAGGTAGCCCAGGCCGCGCAGCGTCATCAGCGCGGCGCCGGTGCCGGCCAGCTTCTTGCGCAGCCGGTAGACCACGACCTCGACCGCCTCGTACTGCACCTCCGCCTCGCCGGGAAAGACGAGTTCGAACAGGCGTTCCTTGGCGATCGCATGGCCGGGCTTGACCATCAGGGCCTTGAGCAGCGCGAGTTCGCGCGGCGTGAGTTCGAGCACCTCGGCGCGGTGGTAGATCGCGCCGCTGTCGATCTCGTAGCGCAGGCCGCCGACCTCGCGAGGGCTGCCGGAAGGCTCCGGCCCGGCGTTGCCGTGGCGGCGGTTCAGCGCCCGGAGCCGGGCTTCGAGTTCGTCGAGGTCGAAGGGCTTGGGCAGGTAGTCGTCGGCGCCGGCGTTGAGGCCCATGACCCGGTCGCCCACCGTGCCGCGCGCAGTCAGGAGCAGCACCGGCGTCCGCAACCCGGCCGCGCGCGCCTGGGCCAGCACCTGCAGGCCGTCGACATGGGGCAGGTTGAGGTCGAGCGCCACCACGTCGGGCTCGAGCGCGCGCCACTGGGCCAGCGCCAGGGCGCCGTCGCCGCAGATGCGCACGTCGATCCGGCGGCGGCCCAGGGTGCGCTGCAGCGTGGTTTGCATCGACGGATCGTCTTCGATTAGCAGCAGCTTCATGCCCTGAATTTCAGTGTTTACCCCAATGCGCGCGACAGCCAACTGACAGGGCGGCGGCGCATCATAGCGGCGATCAGGTTCTGGTCAGGTTTGATTTTTCGAAGGAGACACGGATGCGCAGAGACACTTTCCTTAAATCGCTGGCCGCGCTCGCGGCCACCGGTTCGTTGCCACTCTCGGCCTGGGCCGCGGCCAACGTCAAGATGATGATCCCGGCCAACCCGGGCGGCGGTTGGGACACCACCGGCCGCGCGCTGGGCAAGGCCCTGACCGACGGCAAGCTGGCCGATACCGTCACCTACGACAACAAGGGCGGCGCCGCCGGAGCGCTGGGGCTGGCGCAGTTCGTGAACGGTTCCAAGGGCGACTCGAATGCGCTGATGGTGATGGGCGCCGTGATGCTCGGCGGCATCATCACCGGCAAGCCGCCGGTGAACCTGTCGCAGGCCACGCCGATCGCGCGCATCACCAGCGAATACAACGTGTTCGTGCTGCCGGCCGCCTCGCCGCTGAAGACCATGAAGGACGTGGTCGAGCAGCTCAAGAAGGATCCGGGCAGCGTGAAATGGGGCGGCGGTTCGCGCGGCTCCACCGAGCACATCGCGGCGGCGATGATCGCGCAGAAGGTCGGCGTCGACCCGTCCAAGATCAACTACGTCGCCTTCCGCGGCGGCGGCGAGGCGACGGCGGCCATCCTGGGCGGCAACGTCACCGTCGGCGGCAGCGGCTACAGCGAATTCGCGGAGTACATCCATGCCGGCAAGATGAGGGCCATCGCGGTCACCTCCGGCACGCGGCTGCCCGGCATCGACGTGCCGACGCTCAAGGAGCAGGGCATCGACGTCGAGATCGGCAACTGGCGCGGCGTCTATGGCGCGCCGGGCATCACGGCCGAGCAGCGCAAGGCATTGACCGACATGGTGCTGGCTGCGCTCAAGACCCCGGCGTGGAACGAGGCGCTGAAGAAGAACGACTGGACGCCGGCCGTCATGTCGGGCGACGCCTTCGCCAAGTTCGTCGATGACGAGTTCGCGAGCCTGCGCGCGACGATGGCCAAATCGGGAATGGTCTAAGCCCACCCCCAGTCTTCGCGCACTTCGTGTCGCTTCGCCAACCCCCTTGCAGGGGGCAACACCTGCGGCCCGGCAGAGCCGGATCCGCGGTGTTTCTGGAAGGGACAGGCGGCACCTCGATTGCTTTTTGGAGCACAGAACAAATGACAACAAGCTCGAACCCTCCGGTCGGGGCGTCCGCTGACACGCCAGCAGCGCTCTGGCCGCAAACCCTGGTCGGGGTCGGCGTTCTGGTCGTGGGCCTGGCGCTCGCGTTCGGCGCGATCGGCATTTCGTCCGAGGCCGGCTACGGCGGCGTCGGGCCCAATTTCCTGCCGTGGCTGGTGGCGGTCGCGCTCACCGTGTGCGGTGCGTGGATCGTCTGGGAGGCCCGCACCGGCGGCTTTCGCGAGATGGATGCGCCTTCGGGCGCGACGCACAGTGACTGGGCCGGCTTCGTCTGGGTGTCGGCGGGGCTGCTGCTCAATGCGGCGCTGATCACGACGCTCGGCTTCGTCCTCAGCTGCACGCTGTGCTACCTGCTCGCGGTGCAGGGCCTGCGCCGGGCCAGCGGGCAGGGCGGCGTGAATGCGCCGCGCACCTGGCTTGTCGACTGCGTGACAGGCCTCCTGATCTCGGCGCCGGTGTTCTGGACTTTCACGAAATTCCTCGCCATCAACCTGCCAGGCCTGAGCGCCACGGGGTGGATCTGAATGGATATCTTCAATGCATTGATGCATGGCTTCGCGCTGGCGATCACGCCGGCGAACCTGCTGTGGTGCCTGGTCGGCTGCGCGCTCGGCACGGCGGTCGGCGTGCTGCCCGGCATCGGGCCGGCGGTGGCAGTGGCGATGCTGCTGCCGATCACCGGCAAGGTCGACGTCACGGCCTCGATGATCTTCTTCTCGGGCATCTATTACGGCGCCATGTATGGCGGCTCGACCACGTCCATCCTGCTGAACACGCCGGGCGAAACGGCCAGCATGGTGACGGCGATGGAGGGCAACAAGATGGCCAAGAGCGGCCGCGCGG from Variovorax sp. PBL-E5 includes the following:
- a CDS encoding ATP-dependent acyl-CoA ligase encodes the protein MTENAFDVLPPAARTLPAMLRRQAEAFGARPLLSIAGTRWTHADAAAIVARRAAALQRAGVQRGERVALMCGNRVECLETFLACGWIGAVAVPINTASMGPQIQYFLANSGARLLLIDDAFIERLRTADLSQTALAAIWTVGEGDAAADHCGDVPVEAFPAPGIAAEPAEVQPGDTLAILYTSGTTGPAKGVICPHAQYYWWGVHTARILDVGRDDVLCTTLPLFHINALNTFAQAALTGAGVVYAPRFSASGFWSAMRDCGATVVYLLGAMVPILLAQPEGAHERAHRVRIGLGPGVPASAGEAFARRTGVGLLEGYGSTETNFVIATRPDAPRSGVMGWLQPGFEARVADATDAALPDGEAGELLLRADEPFAFATGYFGMPDKTVEAWRNLWFHTGDRVLREADGAFRFIDRLKDAIRRRGENISSYEVEQVLLGHPSVAAVAVYPVGSELAEDEVMAALVARPGVAVDMAELVRYCETRLPYFAVPRYIELFADLPRTENGKVQKFRLRERGVTAATWDRGPASRPPPRA
- a CDS encoding SDR family NAD(P)-dependent oxidoreductase; this encodes MPESAFLENRHALVTGAARGIGAEIARTLAAAGARLTLLGRQRETLQRLAGELPGSGHGIVVADVADEQSVAAAFAEARTARGPLAILINNAGQAESAPFLKTSAELWQRMLGVNLTGSFLCAQAALPDMLQAGWGRIVNIASTAGQKGYPYVSAYAAAKHGVVGLTRSLALEVAKKGVTVNAVCPGYTDTDILRASVANVVAKTGRSAQDAMAEFSAGNPQQRIVQPAEVADAVRWLCGEGAASINGQSISVSGGEVT
- a CDS encoding branched-chain amino acid ABC transporter ATP-binding protein/permease; protein product: MNHRSNVRLLVGVIVVAIAIAPLLIGSFTVSLMNDIGVGALVALGLVLLTGVGGATSFGQAAFVGIAAYSTAWLTTAHAVSPWIGLLFALLLTGLSALFIGMLTLRLGGHFLPLSTIAWGLSIAMLFGNVDALGRHTGLSNIPALRIAGWSLIEPRAIYYLIWAIVGLSFLFSYNLLGSRPGRAIRSLRGGATLLASVGADAYRVRLSLFVTAALFAGLAGWLYAHMNRFVSPAPFDVQASIEYLLMAVAGGLGQLGGALLGSALVLILRNGLQDVLPLLTQRAGQLEAIAFATLFILLVHFARGGLMGFVRRMTRGRFAASGPPAAELAVPVAPLAHRKLPERGTRILSVDGAVKRFGGLVAVNEVSFDVNAGEIIGLIGPNGAGKSTMFNLLTCTLPMTAGRVRFLDHDIAGMPQREVARLGLARTFQHVKLRPHMNLLDNVALGAHSRTRAGLLRAGLRLDRTEERQILQEARRQLDRIGLGDRAHELAGSLPLGTQRILEIARALAADPVLLVLDEPAAGLRRKEKMALGDLLRKLREEGVTILIVEHDMDFVMKLVDRLVVMNFGSKLIEGVPSAVRADERVQAAYLGSVV
- a CDS encoding ABC transporter ATP-binding protein, producing MTAMLEIGDLHVSYGQVDAVRGVSLSLAKGQIISVIGPNGAGKTTLLAAAMGLLPSKGVLRFEGEDLHALDVESRVERGLCLVPEKRELFGELTVLDNLQLGAYTKRLRSDALKQRLQSVYDRFPRLAERRTQRANTLSGGERQMLAVGRALMSAPRLLMLDEPSLGLAPLIVRDILTIVRKLRDDGVSILLVEQNARAALESSDEGYVLETGEIALSGKSQELASDPRVQATYLGGGTHDDD
- a CDS encoding MarR family winged helix-turn-helix transcriptional regulator, which translates into the protein MKSHDASHAALSDARELGHEARAGSGDHAVLKLWLRMLASTTQIEKEIRTRLRERFGISLARFDYMAQLYRYREGLTMRVLSRYLMVTGGNVTGLTDELEREGAVVRKSSPDDRRSWIVSLTPKGRRSFEAMAKEHEQWVLEMFSSLDVGTVQQLHTHLGQLRVHLVRNDA
- a CDS encoding branched-chain amino acid ABC transporter permease, whose product is MTWDVALILITDGLANGAVYLLAGLGLVLIFSVTRVVFVPFGDIAAFAALTLAAFETGRVPATIGLVLTLAALATLTEVVGLARRREFARIPKSIALWAVGPAVPCALAWLAAHFGAPAPLRIAAAVLLVVPIAPLLARIVFQPIADASVLVLLIVSLALHFLLSGLGLLFFGPEGSRTNPLATGALSIGDSFTVSGQVILMVASAIVLSGLFFLVFERTVAGKALRATAVNRVGARLVGIRPARTAMLAYGAASLLAGLIGVLIAPVTTMYYDSGFIIGLKAFVAAIIGGLVSYPMTAVGALAVGLVESFASFWSGALKDVIVFSLLIPVLMLQSFMSRHVEEEEEEVDQ